The following are from one region of the Mesotoga sp. UBA6090 genome:
- the rpsJ gene encoding 30S ribosomal protein S10 has protein sequence MAKQKIRIRLKAYDHKLLDLSAKKIVEAVKLTNAKVSGPVPLPTERTLYTVLTSPHKFKDAREQFEKLVHKRLIEIFDPTPKTIDSLMKVDLPAGVDVEIKL, from the coding sequence ATGGCCAAGCAAAAAATCAGGATTCGCTTGAAGGCTTACGATCATAAACTGCTTGACTTGTCGGCCAAGAAGATTGTCGAAGCTGTAAAGCTCACCAATGCCAAGGTATCGGGTCCGGTGCCATTGCCAACGGAGAGGACGCTCTACACTGTTCTAACTTCGCCACACAAGTTCAAGGATGCAAGAGAGCAGTTTGAGAAACTTGTTCATAAGAGGTTGATTGAGATATTCGATCCTACGCCAAAGACGATAGATTCTCTTATGAAAGTCGACCTCCCCGCAGGTGTAGACGTGGAGATTAAACTGTAA